The genomic stretch TGTTGCTTTTTGACGGGACGGTCTGGAACAACGACGATATGCAGCGCACCGGTACCGGCGAAAAGACCGGGGCGCGGATGGGGCATGTGCCGCAGAATGGTCCGCTCGGCAGTCTTGAGCGGCTGGCAGATATCGCAGGTCGCAGGATGTACATCCACATCAACAACACCAATCCGATTCTGCAGCCTGACAGTCCCGAACGGGCATCGGTGCTGGCGGCCGGTTGGGAGATTGCCAGTGACGGGATGGAGATCACATTGTGACAGACACGCCCGACAGCCCGGCAGATTTCGAGGCCCGCTTGCGCGCCGTCGGAGAACGCCAGTACCACGACAAACACCCGTTTCACGATCTTCTGCATTCCGGCGGCTGCACCCCGGATCAGGTGCGCGCCTGGGTGATCAACCGTTACTATTACCAGACCCGGATCCCGATGAAGGACGCGGCCTTCATGTCGCGTGTGAATGACCCCGACCTGCGCCGCATCTGGCGCTCCCGGATCGAGGATCACGATGGCCGTACGCCCGGAGAGGGCGGCATCGCACGGTGGCTGAAACTGGCCGAAGGCGTCGGGCTTGACCCCGATTACGTGCGGTCGGAGGTCGGCATTCTGCCCGCGACCCGATTTGCGGTGGATGCCTACGTGCGGTTCGTCCGGGACGAACCACTGCTGCCGGCGGTGGCCTCGTCACTGACCGAGCTGTTTGCCCCGGCCATTCACAAGAACCGTATTGCGGGCCTGCTGGAACATTATGATTTCGCGAATACCGATACCCTGTCCTATTTCCGGAACCGTCTGACCGAAGCCCCGAAGGACGTGGCCTTTGGCCTGCAATGGGTGATGGACAACGCCCGTACCCGCGCCGATCA from Sulfitobacter sp. THAF37 encodes the following:
- the pqqC gene encoding pyrroloquinoline-quinone synthase PqqC is translated as MTDTPDSPADFEARLRAVGERQYHDKHPFHDLLHSGGCTPDQVRAWVINRYYYQTRIPMKDAAFMSRVNDPDLRRIWRSRIEDHDGRTPGEGGIARWLKLAEGVGLDPDYVRSEVGILPATRFAVDAYVRFVRDEPLLPAVASSLTELFAPAIHKNRIAGLLEHYDFANTDTLSYFRNRLTEAPKDVAFGLQWVMDNARTRADQDAAVAALTFKTEVLWAQLDALWSAYVEPGRIPPGGWQPGQGLG